In Labrus bergylta chromosome 6, fLabBer1.1, whole genome shotgun sequence, the following proteins share a genomic window:
- the lpar3 gene encoding lysophosphatidic acid receptor 3, with the protein MAPQNQTCHYNESMLFFYNNSGADDKWYSSQLILVQVVGSLFCCFILVSNAMVIAAVITNKRFHYPFYYLLANLAASDFLAGIAYVYLMFNTGELSRKLTVKEYFIRQGLLDVSLSASLANLLVIALERYISVMHWNVHSNLTKRRVTLLIVLVWAISIFMGAVPSLGWNCICNLSDCSQLAPIFSRSYLVFWSVSNLVVFLVMVVIYMRIYAYVKKKTAMLSPHTNGSINRKRTPIKLIKTVMVVLGAFVICWTPGLVVLLMDGLDCRSCKVMKLKRWLLLLAVANSVMNPCIYSYKDDEMWTTFKNLLRCIGNGTRRQRSTKANARPLSSVQDTGNSQPPSEETKNEEQDILKT; encoded by the exons ATGGCTCCTCAGAACCAGACCTGTCACTATAACGAGTCCATGCTCTTCTTCTACAACAACAGCGGTGCTGACGATAAATGGTACAGTTCCCAGCTCATTCTGGTGCAGGTGGTGGGCTCGCTCTTCTGCTGCTTCATCTTGGTCTCCAACGCCATGGTCATAGCCGCTGTCATCACCAATAAGAGGTTTCACTACCCTTTCTACTATCTCCTCGCCAACCTTGCAGCCTCGGACTTCTTGGCGGGGATTGCGTATGTGTACCTCATGTTTAACACGGGCGAGTTGTCACGAAAACTTACAGTTAAAGAATACTTCATCCGTCAGGGTCTTCTAGACGTCAGTCTCTCTGCCTCACTGGCAAACCTGCTAGTGATTGCTCTTGAACGCTACATTTCCGTCATGCACTGGAACGTCCACAGCAACCTGACAAAGAGGAGGGTGACCTTGCTGATAGTGCTGGTGTGGGCCATCTCCATCTTTATGGGGGCTGTGCCAAGTTTGGGCTGGAACTGTATCTGCAACCTCAGCGACTGCTCCCAGTTGGCGCCCATCTTCAGCCGGAGCTACCTGGTCTTCTGGTCTGTGTCTAACCTTGTGGTGTTCCTGGTGATGGTGGTCATCTACATGAGGATTTATGCCTATGTCAAGAAGAAGACGGCCATGCTCTCGCCTCACACCAACGGCTCCATCAACCGCAAGAGGACGCCCATCAAGCTCATCAAGACGGTCATGGTTGTGCTCG GTGCCTTTGTGATCTGCTGGACTCCTGGCCTGGTGGTTTTGCTGATGGACGGCCTTGACTGTAGGAGCTGTAAAGTCATGAAATTAAAACGCTGGCTCTTGCTCCTAGCTGTAGCTAACTCCGTCATGAACCCCTGCATCTACTCCTACAAGGACGACGAAATGTGGACCACCTTCAAAAACCTTTTACGCTGCATTGGGAACGGCACGCGGCGCCAGCGGTCAACAAAGGCCAATGCCAGACCTCTCAGCTCTGTACAGGACACGGGCAACAGCCAGCCTCCGTCAGAAGAGACAAAAAATGAAGAACAGGACATACTAAAGACCTga
- the mcoln2 gene encoding mucolipin-2, which produces MELLNRYLDRSNSVSSVLTQEVIREETLRDDLKYYFMSPCEKYRARRHLPWKLGVQILKIIMITTQLILFGLNNQLVVSYKEENTIALKNLFLKDYSGVDEDDYCVAVYTQHGVYESLFYALDQYSQLGRLSVGPISYAEDDDGKLLPLIICKEYYKRGTVEPSDEAFDIDAQLETVCMSHDPKTANQWKTQNSSFFDLDFYRLVDMKMTFQLKGINLQTVRSRELPDCYFFYITITFDNQCHSGKVKIFLDIDAQSSACQGWKISGTAQKNTHYLLVFDGFVILICLTSAVLCTRSIVLAVRLLQRFSRFLHENYNRKVCEDDQSEFLNGWYVLVIVSDLLATVGSILKMEIKAKSLTSYDVCSIFLGTSTLMVWVGVIRYLGYFQKYNVLILTMKAAFPKVLRFCCCAGMIYLGYTFCGWIVLGPYHEKFESLSRVAECLFSLLNGDDMFTTFAQLKDKKTLVWLFSRAYLYSFISLFIYMVLSLFIALITDSYETIKRYQKEGFPLTDLQKFLREHKDFPVSEESSQTDAKLRYPVLCCCQRVPENDDVILIS; this is translated from the exons CTCTGTTTTGACCCAAGAGGTTATCAGGGAGGAGACCCTGAGGGATGACCTGAAGTATTACTTCATGAGCCCGTGTGAGAAGTACCGGGCCCGACGGCATTTACCCTGGAAACTGGGGGTGCAGATACTTAAAATCATCATGATCACTACACAA CTCATCCTGTTCGGCCTCAACAACCAGCTGGTGGTGTCCTATAAGGAGGAGAACACGATTGCTCTGAAAAACCTTTTCCTGAAGGACTACAGTGGAGTGGATGAGGATGACTACTGTGTCGCCGTCTACACGCAGCATGGCGTCTATGAAAGTCTGTTTTATGCCCTGGATCAG TACAGCCAGTTGGGCCGCCTTTCTGTGGGTCCCATTAGTTACGCTGAGGATGATGACGGCAAGCTGCTTCCTCTTATCATCTGTAAGGAGTACTACAAGAGAGGCACCGTGGAGCCCTCAGATGAGGCCTTTGACATAGACGCTCAGCTAGAAACAG TTTGTATGTCACATGATCCAAAGACTGCGAACCAATGGAAAACCCAGAATTCATCCTTCTTTGATCTAGACTTTTACAG GCTTGTTGACATGAAAATGACCTTCCAGCTGAAAGGAATCAACCTTCAGACAGTGCGATCCCGCGAGTTACCTGACTGCTACTTCTTCTACATCACG ATCACATTTGACAACCAGTGTCACAGCGGAAAAGTGAAAATCTTCCTTGACATAGACGCTCAAAGCAGTGCCTGTCAAGGCTGGAAAATATCTGGGACAG CTCAGAAAAACACTCACTATCTCCTGGTATTTGACGGCTTTGTCATTCTTATTTGCCTGACGTCAGCTGTGCTGTGCACCCGTTCCATCGTTCTGGCTGTCAGGTTACTCCAG aggTTTTCCAGATTCCTTCATGAGAACTACAATCGTAAAGTGTGTGAGGATGACCAGAGCGAGTTTCTGAATGGCTGGTATGTTCTGGTTATCGTCAGCGACCTCTTGGCAACAGTTGGATCCATACTTAAGATGGAAATAAAAGCGAAG AGTCTGACCAGTTATGACGTGTGCAGTATCTTCCTGGGAACGTCTACTTTAATGGTGTGGGTTGGCGTGATCAGGTACCTCGGATACTTCCAGAAATACAAC GTGTTAATTTTGACCATGAAGGCAGCCTTTCCCAAAGTGCTTCgtttctgctgctgtgctgGCATGATCTACCTCGGCTACACCTTCTGTGGCTGGATCGTACTGGGGCCATACCATGAAAAG TTTGAAAGCCTGAGTCGTGTAGCAGAGTGTCTGTTCTCCCTCCTGAACGGTGATGACATGTTCACCACCTTTGCCCAGCTGAAGGACAAGAAAACTTTAGTGTGGCTCTTCAGCCGGGCCTACCTCTACTCCTTCATCTCGCTCTTCATCTACATGGTTCTGTCGCTGTTCATCGCCCTCATCACTGATTCATACGAGACCATAAAG agATATCAAAAGGAAGGATTCCCATTGACAGACCTTCAGAAATTCCTCAGAGAGCACAAAGATTTTCCTGTTTCAGAGGAGAGCAGTCAGACAGACGCCAAGCTCCGATACCCGGTGCTGTGCTGCTGCCAGAG AGTTCCTGaaaatgatgatgtcatactgATCAGCTGA